One Prunus dulcis chromosome 8, ALMONDv2, whole genome shotgun sequence DNA window includes the following coding sequences:
- the LOC117637709 gene encoding GDSL esterase/lipase At4g28780, giving the protein MPALVFMSTSSSMMRVLILIVAMGAVLELAPQAEAARAFFVFGDSLVDSGNNNYLATTARADSPPYGIDFPTHRPTGRFSNGLNLPDIISEEIGSERVLPYLSPELTGQKLLIGANFASAGIGILNDTGIQFITVIRIFRQFQLFQQYQQRLTALVGAPQATKLVNGALYLMTLGGNDFVNNYFLAPISQRSSQYSVPEFSRYLITEFRKILLSLYELGARRVLVTGTGPLGCVPSELARSGNDECDPELQRAAAIFNPQLVQMLQELNTQLGSDVFVTANAFDMKEDFISDPQKFGFVTAKVACCGQGPYNGMGQCNPTSNLCPDRNLYAFWDAFHPTEKATRLIVKQIMTGSTKYMNPMNLSTIMALDSRT; this is encoded by the exons ATGCCTGCATTAGTTTTCATGTCAACTTCTAGCAGCATGATGAGGGTCTTAATTCTTATTGTGGCAATGGGAGCAGTTTTAGAGCTTGCACCTCAAGCCGAGGCAGCTCGTGCTTTCTTTGTCTTTGGGGACTCACTGGTCGACAGTGGCAACAACAACTACCTAGCAACCACCGCCCGTGCCGACTCTCCTCCCTATGGCATCGATTTCCCTACCCACCGCCCCACCGGCCGCTTCTCCAACGGCTTAAACCTCCCCGACATTATCA GTGAGGAAATAGGATCTGAACGCGTGCTCCCATATTTGAGCCCTGAGCTCACAGGACAAAAGCTGCTTATTGGAGCAAATTTTGCTTCTGCAGGAATCGGAATCCTCAATGATACTGGGATTCAATTT ATTACCGTAATAAGGATCTTTAGGCAGTTTCAACTTTTCCAACAATACCAACAACGGCTCACGGCGCTTGTCGGAGCACCACAGGCAACAAAGCTAGTGAACGGCGCACTTTACCTCATGACGCTTGGTGGCAATGACTTTGTTAACAACTATTTCTTGGCACCTATCTCCCAAAGGTCTAGCCAATATTCCGTCCCCGAATTCTCTCGTTACCTTATCACTGAGTTCCGCAAAATTCTCCtg AGCCTATACGAATTAGGAGCCCGAAGAGTGCTGGTGACCGGTACCGGCCCATTGGGTTGTGTTCCATCTGAGCTGGCCAGAAGCGGAAACGATGAGTGCGATCCAGAATTACAAAGGGCAGCAGCGATCTTCAACCCACAGCTGGTCCAGATGCTTCAAGAACTCAACACCCAACTTGGTTCAGATGTTTTTGTCACTGCTAATGCCTTCGATATGAAAGAGGACTTCATCTCCGACCCCCAGAAATTTG GTTTTGTGACAGCAAAGGTGGCATGTTGTGGCCAAGGACCCTACAATGGGATGGGACAGTGCAATCCGACGTCAAACTTGTGCCCAGATCGGAATCTGTATGCCTTCTGGGATGCTTTTCATCCAACTGAGAAAGCAACCAGGCTAATTGTGAAGCAAATTATGACTGGGTCTACCAAGTACATGAACCCAATGAACCTAAGCACCATAATGGCCTTGGACTCCAGGACCTAA
- the LOC117638719 gene encoding tetraspanin-18-like, translated as MRRPTCCHISLAFVLKFLNFLQAFIGVSILVYSAWMLNQWNNHIPIVPQPSAPSPDSSSFSSLLLSSETAKTSDQITPLNFAVHLVSGFDEGLGLNSFKLPAPWFIYSFMGLGVLICCITFIGCIAAESINGCCLCFYTILITVLTLLEAALVAFIAIDHRWEKDLPFDPTGELDSLRSFVQDNTDVCRWAGLAVIVLQALSLLLAMVLRGMVSTHKADYDVEDDYDFRGRTREPLLNNQLSQASGSTKGDGRGTHSDIWSSRIRDKYGLNTVNQNASASTKSKQ; from the exons ATGCGTCGTCCCACGTGTTGCCACATATCCCTAGCTTTCGTGCTCAAATTCCTCAACTTTCTTCAAGCTTTCATCGGAGTTTCAATCTTAGTCTACTCGGCATGGATGCTCAACCAGTGGAACAATCACATTCCTATAGTCCCACAACCTTCAGCTCCTTCGCCAGACTCTTCGTCTTTCTCCTCCCTCTTGTTGAGCTCCGAAACGGCCAAGACTTCTGATCAGATCACCCCTTTGAATTTTGCTGTCCATTTGGTCTCTGGGTTCGATGAGGGATTGGGATTGAATTCATTTAAGCTTCCCGCGCCTTG GTTTATCTACTCTTTTATGGGATTGGGCGTTTTGATCTGTTGCATTACTTTCATAGGTTGTATTGCAGCGGAATCAATTAATGGCTGCTGCCTGTGCTTT TACACAATACTTATAACAGTACTCACTCTACTAGAAGCAGCTTTGGTGGCATTCATTGCAATTGATCATCGTTGGGAAAAG GATCTTCCATTTGACCCAACTGGTGAACTTGACAGTCTTCGATCTTTTGTCCAAGATAATACTGACGTCTGTAGGTGGGCTGGGCTTGCTGTCATCGTATTACAG GCTTTATCTCTACTACTAGCAATGGTTCTGCGAGGCATGGTTTCTACTCACAAAGCTGACTATGACGTTGAAGATGATTATGATTTTAGGGGTAGAACCAGGGAGCCATTGTTAAATAACCAGTTAAGCCAAGCGTCTGGATCAACCAAGGGTGATGGGAGAGGGACTCATTCTGACATTTGGAGCTCACGGATAAGAGATAAG TATGGGTTGAACACTGTGAATCAGAACGCATCAGCAAGTACGAAATCCAAGCAGTGA
- the LOC117612256 gene encoding uncharacterized protein LOC117612256 isoform X2 codes for MLGPPPFGDHIDDKLIVPELRRSSSNNKVCGTPIKMLLDQEMSKEVESKKNPPNVVAKLMGLDSLPREQPDSASQRCCSQCTNHSSTPLGCWQQDGFLDKGMLREFHQCSKQNDYKDVYEVWQQPQKANYGRNKSPQKGRCNEKVNEKKMALVRQKFMEAKRLATDERLRQSKEFQDALEVLSSNRDLFLKFLQEPNSLFSQHLNELQSIPPQPTETKRITVLRPSKMVSNDKLSGSGDKSDEPTKKSAQVSQAAAWDKSHHGYSPISDQKVDDYPVQPTRIVVLRPSPGKTPDVKAVVSSPTSSPTILHSENFYEEHEDDEERESREVAKEITQKMRDNLMGHRRDETLISSVFSNGYTGDESSFNKSENEYANENLSDSEAMSPSSRHSWDYINRFGSPFSSSSFSRVSCSPESSVCREAKKRLSERWAMMALNGNPQEQRHARRSSSTLGEMLALSEIKKPARCEDESSQKEQEPRESVSCLINGSSKEEGVDDSPRNLLRSKSVPVSSTVYGARVNVQVSDPEDGKTDVPKELTKAKSMKSSFKGKVSSLFFSRNKKSNKGKSDVSRCYNENESALAEPPNSLVPPGIISDDASQCANDGGLEGCLSPALFGYSGKEYPDVTNMGQRQGTVPPEAGLCVTRPVVPGNVVENPDQPSPISVLEPPFEEDDNIIQESSLYLKPDHLGRHLKSNLIDKSPPIGSIARTLSWDDSCAETATPYLLKSPSVSAEEEEQDWHAIVQTLLSAAGLNGEVQCDSFFTRWHSLESPLDPSLRDKYANLNDKEPLHEAKRRQWRSSRKLVFDCVNAALVDITGYGSDSGTRTMSCSGAHDRFSEGDSSLLADRVWGRVREWFASEVRCALGEAGDSNSLVVERVVRKEVVGKGWSEHMRLEIDNLGKEIEGKLLEELVEEAVVDLTVRT; via the exons ATGTTGGGTCCTCCTCCATTTGGAGATCACATAGATGATAAACTG ATTGTGCCTGAGTTGAGAAGAAGTTCATCAAACAATAAAGTTTGTGGAACACCCATAAAGATGCTTTTAGACCAAGAAATGTCAAAAGAAGTGGAGTCTAAGAAGAATCCACCCAATGTGGTTGCAAAGTTGATGGGGCTTGATTCTCTCCCACGAGAGCAGCCTGATTCAGCTTCACAAAGATGTTGTTCACAATGTACTAATCATTCCAGCACGCCATTGGGATGTTGGCAGCAAGATGGGTTTTTGGACAAGGGAATGCTGCGTGAATTTCATCAGTGTTCAAAGCAGAATGATTACAAAGATGTTTATGAAGTCTGGCAGCAACCGCAGAAGGCAAATTATGGAAGAAATAAATCACCGCAGAAGGGAAGGTGTAATGAAAAAGTTAATGAGAAGAAGATGGCTCTTGTTCGTCAGAAGTTCATGGAAGCAAAACGCTTGGCCACGGATGAGAGGCTTCGCCAATCCAAGGAATTCCAAGATGCCCTTGAAGTATTAAGTTCGAATAGAGATTTGTTCCTCAAGTTTCTGCAAGAACCTAATTCCTTGTTTTCTCAGCATCTAAATGAATTACAATCTATTCCTCCTCAACCTACCGAGACAAAGCGGATCACTGTTCTCAGACCTTCAAAGATGGTTTCTAATGACAAATTATCTGGATCAGGGGACAAGAGCGATGAACCCACAAAGAAATCAGCTCAGGTCAGTCAAGCAGCTGCATGGGACAAAAGCCACCATGGATACTCTCCTATTTCTGATCAGAAAGTTGATGACTATCCTGTTCAACCAACTCGGATAGTGGTATTGAGGCCTAGCCCTGGGAAGACTCCTGATGTTAAGGCTGTGGTTTCTTCACCTACCTCATCACCAACAATATTACACAGTGAAAACTTCTATGAGGAAcatgaagatgatgaggaGCGAGAATCAAGAGAAGTTGCAAAGGAGATCACACAGAAGATGCGTGATAATTTGATGGGTCATCGGAGGGATGAAACTTTGATTTCCTCCGTCTTTTCCAATGGTTATACCGGTGATGAGAGTTCATTTAacaaatcagaaaatgaatatGCAAATGAAAATCTCAGTGATTCGGAAGCTATGTCACCTTCTTCTAGGCATTCATGGGATTACATTAACAGGTTTGGCAGCCCTTTTTCTTCATCCTCCTTCAGCCGTGTGTCATGTTCTCCAGAGTCATCTGTTTGTAGAGAGGCGAAGAAGCGACTTTCTGAAAGATGGGCTATGATGGCATTAAATGGGAATCCTCAGGAACAAAGACATGCCCGGAGGAGCTCTAGTACATTGGGTGAGATGCTTGCTCTTTCAGAGATAAAGAAGCCAGCAAGATGTGAGGATGAGAGCAGTCAGAAGGAACAAGAACCAAGGGAATCAGTTTCATGCTTAATTAATGGTTCTAGTAAAGAAGAAGGTGTGGATGATTCCCCCAGAAATCTTTTGAGGTCAAAATCTGTCCCTGTATCTTCTACAGTATATGGTGCCAGGGTCAATGTTCAAGTTTCAGATCCCGAGGATGGCAAGACAGATGTTCCTAAAGAGCTAACTAAGGCAAAGAGCATGAAGTCATCGTTTAAAGGGAAAGTCTCAAGTTTATTTTTCTCCAGAAATAAGAAATCAAATAAAGGGAAATCTGATGTATCTCGATGTTACAATGAAAATGAATCTGCCCTTGCTGAACCACCAAATTCTCTGGTTCCTCCCGGTATAATTAGTGATGATGCATCTCAGTGTGCTAATGATGGTGGCCTTGAAGGGTGTTTGTCTCCTGCTTTATTTGGATATTCGGGAAAAGAATATCCAGATGTAACAAATATGGGACAAAGACAAGGCACAGTTCCACCGGAG GCAGGGTTGTGTGTGACTAGGCCTGTGGTACCTGGAAATGTTGTCGAGAATCCTGATCAGCCAAGTCCAATATCAGTTCTAGAACCACCATTCGAAGAGGATGACAATATAATTCAGGAGTCCTCTTTGTATTTGAAGCCAGACCACCTAG GAAGACATCTCAAGTCTAACTTGATTGACAAATCACCACCTATAGGATCAATTGCCCGGACACTCTCATGGGATGATTCTTGTGCAGAGACTGCGACACCATATCTATTAAAATCCCCTTCAGTTTCCGctgaggaagaagaacaagactGGCATGCCATTGTCCAGACTCTTTTATCAGCAGCTGGCCTAAATGGTGAGGTGCAGTGTGACTCGTTTTTCACTAGATGGCATTCACTCGAAAGTCCTTTGGACCCATCTCTCAGAGACAAGTATGCCAACCTAAATGACAAAGAGCCTCTGCATGAGGCTAAGAGAAGGCAATGGCGATCAAGCCGGAAGCTTGTATTCGATTGTGTTAATGCAGCCTTGGTGGACATCACTGGTTATGGGTCAGACAGCGGCACAAGAACCATGTCATGTAGTGGGGCCCACGACAGGTTTTCAGAGGGTGATTCTTCTCTATTGGCAGACCGTGTGTGGGGCCGAGTGAGGGAATGGTTTGCCAGTGAGGTGAGGTGTGCTTTAGGGGAGGCGGGGGACAGCAACAGCCTGGTGGTGGAGAGGGTGGTGAGGAAGGAGGTTGTGGGGAAAGGGTGGTCTGAACATATGAGATTGGAAATTGATAATTTAGGGAAGGAAATAGAAGGGAAATTGCTGGAAGAGCTCGTGGAGGAGGCTGTGGTTGATTTGACAGTGAGGACATGA
- the LOC117612256 gene encoding uncharacterized protein LOC117612256 isoform X1, translated as MNGMQISKSHNTDKPFPGCLGRMVNLFDLSTGVSGNKLLTEKPHHDGSSLSRSQSDVATMLGPPPFGDHIDDKLIVPELRRSSSNNKVCGTPIKMLLDQEMSKEVESKKNPPNVVAKLMGLDSLPREQPDSASQRCCSQCTNHSSTPLGCWQQDGFLDKGMLREFHQCSKQNDYKDVYEVWQQPQKANYGRNKSPQKGRCNEKVNEKKMALVRQKFMEAKRLATDERLRQSKEFQDALEVLSSNRDLFLKFLQEPNSLFSQHLNELQSIPPQPTETKRITVLRPSKMVSNDKLSGSGDKSDEPTKKSAQVSQAAAWDKSHHGYSPISDQKVDDYPVQPTRIVVLRPSPGKTPDVKAVVSSPTSSPTILHSENFYEEHEDDEERESREVAKEITQKMRDNLMGHRRDETLISSVFSNGYTGDESSFNKSENEYANENLSDSEAMSPSSRHSWDYINRFGSPFSSSSFSRVSCSPESSVCREAKKRLSERWAMMALNGNPQEQRHARRSSSTLGEMLALSEIKKPARCEDESSQKEQEPRESVSCLINGSSKEEGVDDSPRNLLRSKSVPVSSTVYGARVNVQVSDPEDGKTDVPKELTKAKSMKSSFKGKVSSLFFSRNKKSNKGKSDVSRCYNENESALAEPPNSLVPPGIISDDASQCANDGGLEGCLSPALFGYSGKEYPDVTNMGQRQGTVPPEAGLCVTRPVVPGNVVENPDQPSPISVLEPPFEEDDNIIQESSLYLKPDHLGRHLKSNLIDKSPPIGSIARTLSWDDSCAETATPYLLKSPSVSAEEEEQDWHAIVQTLLSAAGLNGEVQCDSFFTRWHSLESPLDPSLRDKYANLNDKEPLHEAKRRQWRSSRKLVFDCVNAALVDITGYGSDSGTRTMSCSGAHDRFSEGDSSLLADRVWGRVREWFASEVRCALGEAGDSNSLVVERVVRKEVVGKGWSEHMRLEIDNLGKEIEGKLLEELVEEAVVDLTVRT; from the exons ATGAACGGGATGCAGATCAGTAAATCTCACAACACAGACAAGCCTTTCCCAGGATGCTTGGGAAGAATGGTGAACCTCTTTGATTTGAGTACTGGGGTTTCTGGAAACAAGCTGCTCACCGAAAAACCCCACCATGATG GCTCTTCACTCTCAAGGAGTCAATCAGATGTGGCAACAATGTTGGGTCCTCCTCCATTTGGAGATCACATAGATGATAAACTG ATTGTGCCTGAGTTGAGAAGAAGTTCATCAAACAATAAAGTTTGTGGAACACCCATAAAGATGCTTTTAGACCAAGAAATGTCAAAAGAAGTGGAGTCTAAGAAGAATCCACCCAATGTGGTTGCAAAGTTGATGGGGCTTGATTCTCTCCCACGAGAGCAGCCTGATTCAGCTTCACAAAGATGTTGTTCACAATGTACTAATCATTCCAGCACGCCATTGGGATGTTGGCAGCAAGATGGGTTTTTGGACAAGGGAATGCTGCGTGAATTTCATCAGTGTTCAAAGCAGAATGATTACAAAGATGTTTATGAAGTCTGGCAGCAACCGCAGAAGGCAAATTATGGAAGAAATAAATCACCGCAGAAGGGAAGGTGTAATGAAAAAGTTAATGAGAAGAAGATGGCTCTTGTTCGTCAGAAGTTCATGGAAGCAAAACGCTTGGCCACGGATGAGAGGCTTCGCCAATCCAAGGAATTCCAAGATGCCCTTGAAGTATTAAGTTCGAATAGAGATTTGTTCCTCAAGTTTCTGCAAGAACCTAATTCCTTGTTTTCTCAGCATCTAAATGAATTACAATCTATTCCTCCTCAACCTACCGAGACAAAGCGGATCACTGTTCTCAGACCTTCAAAGATGGTTTCTAATGACAAATTATCTGGATCAGGGGACAAGAGCGATGAACCCACAAAGAAATCAGCTCAGGTCAGTCAAGCAGCTGCATGGGACAAAAGCCACCATGGATACTCTCCTATTTCTGATCAGAAAGTTGATGACTATCCTGTTCAACCAACTCGGATAGTGGTATTGAGGCCTAGCCCTGGGAAGACTCCTGATGTTAAGGCTGTGGTTTCTTCACCTACCTCATCACCAACAATATTACACAGTGAAAACTTCTATGAGGAAcatgaagatgatgaggaGCGAGAATCAAGAGAAGTTGCAAAGGAGATCACACAGAAGATGCGTGATAATTTGATGGGTCATCGGAGGGATGAAACTTTGATTTCCTCCGTCTTTTCCAATGGTTATACCGGTGATGAGAGTTCATTTAacaaatcagaaaatgaatatGCAAATGAAAATCTCAGTGATTCGGAAGCTATGTCACCTTCTTCTAGGCATTCATGGGATTACATTAACAGGTTTGGCAGCCCTTTTTCTTCATCCTCCTTCAGCCGTGTGTCATGTTCTCCAGAGTCATCTGTTTGTAGAGAGGCGAAGAAGCGACTTTCTGAAAGATGGGCTATGATGGCATTAAATGGGAATCCTCAGGAACAAAGACATGCCCGGAGGAGCTCTAGTACATTGGGTGAGATGCTTGCTCTTTCAGAGATAAAGAAGCCAGCAAGATGTGAGGATGAGAGCAGTCAGAAGGAACAAGAACCAAGGGAATCAGTTTCATGCTTAATTAATGGTTCTAGTAAAGAAGAAGGTGTGGATGATTCCCCCAGAAATCTTTTGAGGTCAAAATCTGTCCCTGTATCTTCTACAGTATATGGTGCCAGGGTCAATGTTCAAGTTTCAGATCCCGAGGATGGCAAGACAGATGTTCCTAAAGAGCTAACTAAGGCAAAGAGCATGAAGTCATCGTTTAAAGGGAAAGTCTCAAGTTTATTTTTCTCCAGAAATAAGAAATCAAATAAAGGGAAATCTGATGTATCTCGATGTTACAATGAAAATGAATCTGCCCTTGCTGAACCACCAAATTCTCTGGTTCCTCCCGGTATAATTAGTGATGATGCATCTCAGTGTGCTAATGATGGTGGCCTTGAAGGGTGTTTGTCTCCTGCTTTATTTGGATATTCGGGAAAAGAATATCCAGATGTAACAAATATGGGACAAAGACAAGGCACAGTTCCACCGGAG GCAGGGTTGTGTGTGACTAGGCCTGTGGTACCTGGAAATGTTGTCGAGAATCCTGATCAGCCAAGTCCAATATCAGTTCTAGAACCACCATTCGAAGAGGATGACAATATAATTCAGGAGTCCTCTTTGTATTTGAAGCCAGACCACCTAG GAAGACATCTCAAGTCTAACTTGATTGACAAATCACCACCTATAGGATCAATTGCCCGGACACTCTCATGGGATGATTCTTGTGCAGAGACTGCGACACCATATCTATTAAAATCCCCTTCAGTTTCCGctgaggaagaagaacaagactGGCATGCCATTGTCCAGACTCTTTTATCAGCAGCTGGCCTAAATGGTGAGGTGCAGTGTGACTCGTTTTTCACTAGATGGCATTCACTCGAAAGTCCTTTGGACCCATCTCTCAGAGACAAGTATGCCAACCTAAATGACAAAGAGCCTCTGCATGAGGCTAAGAGAAGGCAATGGCGATCAAGCCGGAAGCTTGTATTCGATTGTGTTAATGCAGCCTTGGTGGACATCACTGGTTATGGGTCAGACAGCGGCACAAGAACCATGTCATGTAGTGGGGCCCACGACAGGTTTTCAGAGGGTGATTCTTCTCTATTGGCAGACCGTGTGTGGGGCCGAGTGAGGGAATGGTTTGCCAGTGAGGTGAGGTGTGCTTTAGGGGAGGCGGGGGACAGCAACAGCCTGGTGGTGGAGAGGGTGGTGAGGAAGGAGGTTGTGGGGAAAGGGTGGTCTGAACATATGAGATTGGAAATTGATAATTTAGGGAAGGAAATAGAAGGGAAATTGCTGGAAGAGCTCGTGGAGGAGGCTGTGGTTGATTTGACAGTGAGGACATGA
- the LOC117612258 gene encoding uncharacterized protein LOC117612258: protein MKRKTSEPNPKDPLQIRIPSHQGFHGIRSSDSRFPVTTTPRTADISCKKRVRFTNLDNEDQRPPRCEFADNAKTSEYAFFKKLKEGASHKAHSYSLHKEACQTNNSKSRDCSTNRVNMVQNKRVDVRSSFLNENATPELNMEKACATLEGVHRKQNDMVEEYENSLRNKGKRFTHFEETETENRHADIFYRKRQKLCQWVAETSFPEIDELCSKGYDFVSVLLSRLVPKCNENNKLKDPKLTQAETNSKAISLPSYESDIDFKELPWRPTRNFMELDCGPCLHDTMPSCWSKRLSERIFCSDSPTSYVYKNHLQYRVWEPESELLGGSAISCTESDSHSVLPFKEYGLVTSGHVKEMDAFCQPNEYLIKRELSVPMLGWDFGSTKEDRNSSDLTRYGAEHRYASLASYQNHEVLRHCLEGNDDIRSGFPQIPLTLSCITNFINPTEDCIEDTACEVGSTIFSVQNDHWFRSKIIHEGHYLPNTESLLPFSGSWREYYSSTFHALQLPEQEDISSRLLTYDNDKYERILDDSSQARSLAHFVEDNVSIHESSAFCPQVPLDTEKAWPWLLDNSGWDRSEREVNFDDSDVDIFLQ from the exons ATGAAGCGCAAGACTTCCGAACCTAACCCCAAAGATCCACTGCAGATCCGAATTCCATCACATCAAGGGTTTCATGGGATTCGGAGCTCCGATTCCCGATTCCCCGTCACAACGACCCCGAGAACCGCAG ATATCAGCTGCAAGAAAAGAGTCAGATTTACAAATCTTGACAATGAAGATCAGAGACCCCCAAGATGTGAATTTG CTGATAATGCCAAGACTTCCGAGTACGCCTTCttcaagaaattgaaggaaGGTGCAAGCCATAAAGCTCATTCTTATTCTCTGCATAAAGAGGCCTGCCAAACAAACAATTCCAAGTCAAGGGACTGTTCCACAA ACAGGGTCAACATGGTCCAGAATAAGAGAGTGGACGTGAGGTCTTCATTTCTAAACGAAAATGCTACACCGG AGCTAAATATGGAGAAAGCTTGTGCAACCTTGGAGGGTGTacacagaaaacaaaatgatatGGTGGAGGAATATGAAAATTCCTTGAGAAATAAAG GAAAAAGATTTACCCATTTTGAAGAGACAGAAACTGAAAACAGGCATGCAGACATTTTTTATAGGAAGAGACAGAAGCTATGTCAGTGGGTCGCAGAGACTTCCTTTCCTGAAATTGATGAACTCTGCTCAAAGGG GTACGATTTTGTTTCTGTGCTCCTCAGTCGGCTGGTCCCCAAGTGCAATGAGAACAAT AAATTGAAGGATCCAAAGTTAACGCAAGCAGAGACCAATAGCAAGGCTATATCACTTCCATCTTATGAGTCAGATATTGACTTCAAGGAACTTCCATGGAGACCTACTAGAAACTTTATGGAACTTGATTGTGGCCCTTGCTTGCATGATACGATGCCGTCTTGTTGGTCCAAGAGATTAAGCGAGAGGATTTTCTGTTCCGATTCTCCAACTAGTTACGTTTACAAGAATCATCTTCAGTACAGAGTATGGGAACCTGAGTCTGAATTACTAGGAGGAAGTGCAATTTCATGCACTGAGAGTGACTCACATTCTGTTCTTCCATTCAAAGAATATGGATTGGTTACATCTGGACATGTCAAAGAGATGGATGCATTCTGTCAGCCAAATGAATATTTGATCAAAAGAGAGCTAAGCGTTCCTATGCTGGGTTGGGATTTTGGCAGCACGAAAGAAGATAGAAACTCATCGGACTTAACAAGATATGGAGCTGAACACAGATATGCATCCTTAGCCAGTTATCAAAACCATGAAGTTCTAAGACATTGTCTCGAAGGCAATGACGATATACGATCAGGTTTCCCCCAAATTCCCTTAACCTTGTCGTGTATAACGAACTTTATTAATCCGACTGAAGACTGCATTGAGGACACAGCCTGTGAAGTTGGCAGCACCATATTTTCTGTCCAAAATGACCATTGGTTTAGGAGCAAGATCATCCATGAAGGGCACTATCTTCCAAATACAGAATCTCTCCTTCCATTCAGTGGTTCCTGGAGAGAGTATTATTCATCAACTTTTCATGCTCTACAATTACCAGAACAGGAAGACATATCTTCCCGCCTTCTTACTTACGACAACGATAAGTACGAAAGAATCCTAGACGACTCCAGTCAGGCAAGAAGCCTTGCTCATTTCGTTGAAGATAATGTTAGCATCCATGAGAGCTCAGCCTTTTGTCCCCAGGTACCATTGGACACAGAGAAGGCATGGCCCTGGCTGCTTGATAACTCAGGCTGGGATAGAAGTGAAAGAGAAGTAAATTTTGATGATAGTGATGTCGATATATTTTTACAGTGA
- the LOC117612264 gene encoding photosystem I reaction center subunit IV B, chloroplastic, with product MAMASCGMASAASGFVVAPNVAAANNTGSASSRSSMLFFSSKPNTNTRNNARFVIRAADEAAAAPPAATKEAPEGAAAPKPKPPPIGPKRGTKVKILRRESYWFKGIGSVVAVDQDPNTRYPVVVRFNKVNYANVSTNNYALDEIEEVK from the exons ATGGCTATGGCTAGCTGTGGCATGGCATCAGCTGCCTCAGGCTTTGTTGTGGCACCAAATGTTGCAGCAGCCAACAACACAGGCTCTGCTTCCAGCAGAAGTAGCATGttgtttttctcttcaaaGCCCAACACCAACACCAGAAACAATGCCAGGTTTGTGATCAGGGCAGCTGATGAAGCAGCTGCTGCCCCACCAGCAGCCACCAAGGAAGCACCAGAAGGGGCAGCTGCTCCTAAACCTAAGCCACCTCCAATTGGACCCAAGAGAGGCACCAAG GTGAAGATTCTTAGGAGGGAGTCCTACTGGTTCAAAGGCATTGGATCTGTTGTAGCTGTGGATCAG GACCCCAACACCCGTTACCCAGTCGTCGTTCGATTCAACAAAGTTAACTATGCCAATGTGTCCACAAATAACTATGCTTTGGACGAGATTGAAGAAGTTAAATGA